A region of the Stieleria neptunia genome:
CCGGGTCGGCGGCCCGGCGCGTCATTCTGGGCGTCATCCTGGGCGTCGGAATCGAGGCGATGCGAGAGCTCGGCGACCCATGAAGGGCGGCCGATCAGAACACAGTTGTCCACGGGGTAGCAAACACAACCGGCCGAAGCGGCGATCTTGCAAAGCGATGCGTAGCGCGTTGGTCCCAGGTTGCCGGGAGAAACTGGATAGTCTGGGTTGACCTTGCGGTCCAGCCAGGTGTTGATGTGTCGATTGGGTTGAGTTTGGTGTTGGGAAACGATTCCGATGGCGAGGCGTAATGACTGTCCATCAACGAGTCCGGTGTGTGATTCTCGAAGCCGCTGCGCGAAATCGTCTTTCTGGCTCAGTGGTTCTGCGGCCGCGTTTGGATTAGACAGTTCGGCGAGATGTAGCACGCAGATCACCGTCAAGACGGCGGTGCAAACCAGCGGCTTTGAACGGAGGGGATGGGGCATCGTCTTCCTGGATGTGGGACGCGCGGATCGCGGTGCGGATGACGCGACACTTTTTTGAGTTTTTGACAAGACAGGGGCTTGATCGAGTGGTCGCCGCTGATCCGCCTGTCGTGCTGGTGTGTGGCTCGGTGCGTTGGCGAGTTGTGGAGGCTCTGATCGGCAACTAGACTCGTGGACCACCGGGGCTGGAAATCTGGCATGGATCGGTTGCCTGTGACACCTTCGTGCCTAGTATACACGCGACTTGCACCACGACTCTCCCAACTTCGACGGATGGCAAAGTGACTTCACCTCTCGTGCGGACAACCCGACTGGCCACAGCCTATCGCCGACTTCTTTCCAGTGCGGATGCCCCGCGGTATGCGGCCGAGGTGGATGAGCATTACTCACCGATGACCTTGGCGACGTTGCTTCGTCGCGGGGATGTCGAACTGCGTCGTGCGGCGGCGATGGCATTGGGGCTGTTGGGCAACAGTCGGTCCATCGATCCGCTCGGCCGCGCGCTCAGTGATGTCGATCGCGGTGTTCGTCTGGTTGCCGATGATTCGTTTCGCGGGCTGTTGTTGCGTGATGCGGCACCGACCCATCATCAGCAACTGCTCAAGGTGATGCACTTGACCGACGGCGGAGAGTTTGCCGCGGCGTTGGCGCCGGCGATGATTCTGGTGGAACAGTCGCCGATGTATGCCGAGGCGCATTTCCAACTGGCCAGTTGTTGGCATGGGCTGGAAGACTATCCCAAGGCATCACAAGCCTACGTCGCTTGCTTGTGGCGTTGCCGATTTCATTACACCGCGTGGCAGGGACTGGCGCGGTGTCAGATCATGTGCGGCGAGTACCTTGCCGCATCGAAGTCGCTGGAACGTTGTATCGATATCGTGCCCGATTTGGAAAGTGCCCGCGTGCAGCTGCGGATGCTGCGGCGGCGGATGCGTCGCAGCGACGTCTGATGGTGCGCGGCGACTTCTGACGCAGCGACCTTTGATCACGTCGGGTGCAATTGGGATGACCGAATGACCAGCTACAACGACCTCTTCGTGGCGATGGTCGCGTTCGTCGGCGGCGCGTTGGCGCTGGCCGTCGCGATCGGGCCTTGGCAGCAGCCGTATCACCTGCGATCGATCTCCCGCGTGGTGGATCGTTACGGCATGTCCGCGGCGCGTTCGGTTTGGGTCCTGGTCGCGATCATCTCGTTGATCGCCGGCATGGCCATCGCCAGTGGTGTTCGCCCGGGATTTGCCAAGCCCGATCAGGCACGCAACGGCAGTGCCCGGTGAACAGTCAAGTGGGAGAGGTTTCCAGCCTGTCGTTTTCGCCATGACAGGCTGGAAGCCTATCCCACTTGTCGTTCCGGCGATCCTTACGTCAGGTGTGCCGCGTAAGCCAGTGGCGCCGCGTAAGCCAGTGGCGCCGCGTGGCCCCTTGCTAACGCGTGCGGGCTTCGATCGACGGGTGCGTTACACGCCCGGGTTGGCTTCTTCGATCGCTTGATCCATGACTTCGATGGCGGCATCGAGGTAGCGGTCGAACGATTTTTCGAAGTGCAACATGGCGGCTTCGTCGGCGAAGAAGAACATGCGATTGTGGATCGGGTCGATCACGCCCCACTCGCGTTTGCCGGGGACGATCTTCTTTTCTTCGAAGAACCGGACGACGTCGATTTCGTTCAGCATGGGAGTGAACGGGATCGGGTCGGACAGGAACAATTCCATCGAGTCCTTGTCGGCGAACAGGTACAGTTTGCCGAGGTGGATGACGCCCAGTTCGGGTTTGCCTTCGACCCATTCGCCACGATTGACGACGGACACGGCACAGTAGCCTTGGATCGCCAGTTCCGGTTTGCTCGGGGCGTCGGTCGTCTTGGACGCGGTGGCGTTGTCGGTGGGTTGTTTCGTTGCCGCGTCACCGGGAAGCGTCATGCTGCCGGTTCTTGCACTCGCCAGCGAGGCCTGGACCGAACCGGACTTGGTCACGCTGGCCGAACGCACGCGGCCGGTCGCGTCGCCGGGCAGCATGAATTGGTTTTGCCGCGACGTCCCGGTCACGGCGGACGGCGCTGCGGAAGATGCCGCGGCAGGCGATGCCGATGGGGCGACCGCGCCGGGGGCCGGGATTTGGACCGGCAGCGAATTGGGGGCCATGGTGGTCGACGGGGTTGCGGTGGGCGTCGTCGCGGTCATCGCGACGTTGGCCGCCGGAGCGGGCGCGACATTGGCCGGCGCGGCCTTGGCTGGCGGTGCGGTTTGCCCGGCGCTTGCCAGTGTGGAACGCGTCTTGGCGAAGCTGACTTGGGCTTCGGCCAACATGGCGATGTAGCGATCGGGCTGCTGGGGGCTGACCGAGTGGGAAAGCGCCTTGCCGTCGGTCGTCACGATCACGTCCGTGGGATACTTGGTGACCTTGAACATTTCGGCCAACTTGGGGTTCTTGGTCCCATGAACTTTGACCGGCACGAAGTTCTGGTTGATCGACTGCGAGACCGATGCACTGCGAAAGGCGCCGGCTTCAAGCCGATCACAATAGATGCAGTTGTCGGTGTAGAAGTGCAACAGCATCAGTTTGCCCTGCTGTTTGGCCTTGGCGTGGGCATCGCGAAGCTTGCCCTCCCAAGCGATCTGAGCATGAGACGAGTGCGCGCCGAGACTGGTGAGCGTGAAGACAATGAGATAGATCGCGGCGTTTCGCATCCTGCGTTCCTGTGTCGATCCGGGAGGAAAAACTATTGGGGGTGAAGCGTCCGAACAAAGCATCCGGACATTGCGCCTGGTGACTTGATCGGCAGGCGGGAACCTGTCGCTTAACCCGAAAGTACAGAATGGGTCGACTTTAACGCCAGTTCAGCCGACCGGGTGTGATGAAAAAAGCCGGCGGCGTCGATCGTCGTGTGTTTCCAGACGGCGTTGGGCGGAGCCCGAGAACATAGGGAAATGTCCGGCTGAGAGGAACTCACCGCTGGCGGCGCGGACCCACCGCTAAAGAGCAGCCCGGGATCCGCGGGTCCGCGCTGCGATCGGTGGGGTTTATCCAATCGACACGCCCTCGCAATCGTGGCTTGTGGGCGAACGCTCTGGAGTGTGATCGTTTCTCCGAAGGTCCGCGAGCCGAACGGGACGGCCCGCTCGGCAGAGGGGTCGGTGGAAGGCTTCGCTTGACACAGGCTGTTGCTCGGCTATATTTCCGATAGCTTTAGTCGGCGGTGTTGCTGATTTGACGGTACACCGCTCCACAGTTCATTGCGTCGCTCCACGACGATTCTGCGATCCGGCTTTTGAAGGGCCGGAAGGTTGATTTGCCTCTCTTCCCCAATGATTGGCCACCGGTCGGTTCAGGTGTGGGAGTTGAGACGGGAGTTTCCCAGCATCGACGTATCCAGGTGTCGGGCGACGAAAACGGAAAGGAATTGGTAGTGTCCGCGGGATGATTCGTCTCGGGACACCGGACAACCCTAAGATCGACACAAGCCAGAGGAAACGGCATTTTGCTTGGCGGCCGGTGCCGCCGCCCGCCAGTTCGGCGTCAGCCCGTGATTGGGATGCGGATTGGTCGCCATCACCTTGTGCGGTTGGGCAGCGATTCGGTTTGGCAGCGATTCGGTCGTGTTCGTTCAAGTAAGAAGGTCAGTTGCAGTGTCGTGTCCGGCGGACCGACCCTGGAATGATCGGTCGTGTGTTGAATTGCCAGTGCGGAAACGGCACCGGCCAGTGAAAACATTTTCGCCAACGCCAGGACGTTGGCTCACGAAAACTATTTGGTTTGACCCTGCGCGGGATGGTTTCCGCAGCTTCGCGTTCGGGTCCTTTATCGTTCCATCCTGCGGATTCTTTACATGATTGCCGGCCGACTTCCGCCTCGCGGCGGAGGACGCTCGATGGCGCGTCGGCGCTCTCTGGATTACACATGGCGAAAAAGAAACGGTCTCCTCGTCGCGGCCCAAGCTCCAATGGACAAGCCGGAGGCGGGGGTGGTAGCAAACCGCGTTCGCGAAGACGGCGACGCGGCGGCGGCGGTGGTAACAACGGTGCCGGCGGGAGAGATCAAAACATGGATCGTGAGCCCGCGGATATCCCCAGTGATGCGCCGCTGGAAGAATGCGAGGGGATCCTGGAGCTGCACCCCAACGGCTACGGATTCCTTCGCAGTCGAGACAATAACTATTCCCGCGAGCGCAGCGATCCGTTTGTCCCCGGCACGATGATCGAGCGTTTCGGCTTGCGACAAGGTGTCTTCATCAAAGCGATGATGCAGCAGGCCAAGCGTCAGCAAGGGCCGCGGATCCGCGAGATCTTGGACGTCGACGGCATGTCGCCCGAGTCCTATCCGGACGTCAAGAGCTTTGAGACCCTGACCCCGATCAATCCCGAAGAGTGGTTGGTCTTGGAACGCGGGCAGCGACCGATCACCAACCGGGTGATCGATTTGCTAGCACCGCTCGGCAAGGGCCAGCGGGCGTTGATCGTTGCACCGCCTCGGAGCGGGAAGACGGTCATGCTGCAGGACATCGCCAGCGGGATTGCGGAGAATCACCCCGACTTGAAATTGATCGTGTTGTTGATCGACGAGCGCCCCGAAGAAGTGACCGACATGCGTCGCAACGTCGTCGGGGGCGAAGTCGTCGCGAGCAGCTTGGACATGGACGTCGAAAGTCATGTTCGGCTGAGCCAATTGGTGATCGACCGCGCACGTCGATTGGCCGAAATGGGGCAGGATGTGTTCCTGATGCTCGATTCGATCACGCGACTTGCCCGCGCGTTCAACAAGTGGGTCGGCCGCAGCGGCCGAGGCGGGGCGACGATGAGCGGCGGTTTGGACATCAAAGCGATGGACATTCCGAAGAAGCTGTTCGCCACCGCACGGGCGTTCCAAGAAGGCGGCTCGTTGACGATCGTCGGCACCTGCCTGGTGGACACCAACAGTCGCATGGACGAAGCGATTTTCCAAGAGTTCAAGGGAACCGGGAACATGGAATTGGTGCTCGATCGCCGCTTGGCCGACCGCCGCGTCTGGCCCTCGATCGACATCAGCCAGTCGGGGACGCGTCGTGAAGAATTGCTGCACGACGAAGAGACCTACGAAGCGGTGACGATGTTGCGTCGGACGCTTTCGAGCATGCACCCCTGTGACGCGATGGAGCAACTGACCAAGCAGCTCGGTCGATTCGAAAGCAACGACGAGTTCATCAAGCTGATCAGCGGCGCCAAGACGTCGCTGTAGGATCTTGAGTTCCAAGTTTCAGGTTCCAGGTTCCAAGTTCCAAGCACCCCAACTTGGAACATGGAACTTGAAACGCTAGACTGGAGCCCTTCCGGAGGATAAGCGAATTGGTGAGCGGCCTCACTGGAACTGAGGTACCCCGTAAGGGGCTGCGGGTTCGAGTCCCGTGTCCTCCGCTGTCGTCAAAGCACCTCGAAAAACCCCGTGTTTTTCGAGGTGTTTTTCTTTGGCACACCCCTGTGTGCCAAGAGTGTGCCATAATTCGTGTCCCACGCTAGGCAAGATCATCAACAATGATGCCTGAACCAAACGTTGAGTCGGGTTACAAAGTCTGCTCGGCGTCGACGCCGGAACGCCCGCCGTCGCCTCCAAGCAGGTTCAACTGATCCATCTTGCGACACGATTCGTCGTCGCTGAGGTGGTCGTAGTGTCTTACCATTGCGCTATCGGAATGTCCAAGCCATTGAATCACCATTCGTTCGGGAACCCGTTCGTTTGCACAGCGGCTGCAGACGTAGTGACGAAGACTATGCAGACGCCCGTCTTCAAAACTCTTTTGTCCGGGGAACGTTTTCGGAAATCGGTCGGACAGTGGCGTGATCACCTCGCTAACCAAAATGTTCCGAACCGTGTCAGGCTTTAACCGGCCTCTGCGCGGCCCTCTGAATACATACGGACCGTTGTGATCCAATGAATATGAATGCCCACTGATCAGCTCGAAGGCTTGTCGGTAGGCGTATTTCGCGTTGCGAGTTTTCCAGCCCCGGCGCCTGCGCAATCGATGCGATGGTTTGCCCCGCGTTTCTGTCGTACCTCCCGGCACGCCAACCTTCGCGGAGGTCCCACACGTCCAAGTAACCAAGCAACTTTTCTTCGTTGATTCGCCGCTCTTGAATACCGAGACTTTCTCGCGCCTCGAAGCGTAGCTTTGTCAGATCGGATTGAAACTCCTTGCTGGGAGCACGAGGGTTGTAGATGAGAAGCGGAAAGTCGACCAAATCATCGAATTCCCGCCAATCGCAGCTACTGAGCATAAGCAGCTTTCGGTTTCTCTCCTCCGTGTCTTTCTCTGTTTTACTGGCGTTAAAGAGAAGAGTGCTGCGGACCTGAGGCTATCCGCACCAACTCCAGAAGCTAACGGTGATCCATCAATATATATGGCGCATTTCGAGCTCTAATTTAGCAATATGGGGCAAGGCATTGCC
Encoded here:
- a CDS encoding HEAT repeat domain-containing protein; the encoded protein is MTSPLVRTTRLATAYRRLLSSADAPRYAAEVDEHYSPMTLATLLRRGDVELRRAAAMALGLLGNSRSIDPLGRALSDVDRGVRLVADDSFRGLLLRDAAPTHHQQLLKVMHLTDGGEFAAALAPAMILVEQSPMYAEAHFQLASCWHGLEDYPKASQAYVACLWRCRFHYTAWQGLARCQIMCGEYLAASKSLERCIDIVPDLESARVQLRMLRRRMRRSDV
- a CDS encoding thioredoxin family protein, which encodes MRNAAIYLIVFTLTSLGAHSSHAQIAWEGKLRDAHAKAKQQGKLMLLHFYTDNCIYCDRLEAGAFRSASVSQSINQNFVPVKVHGTKNPKLAEMFKVTKYPTDVIVTTDGKALSHSVSPQQPDRYIAMLAEAQVSFAKTRSTLASAGQTAPPAKAAPANVAPAPAANVAMTATTPTATPSTTMAPNSLPVQIPAPGAVAPSASPAAASSAAPSAVTGTSRQNQFMLPGDATGRVRSASVTKSGSVQASLASARTGSMTLPGDAATKQPTDNATASKTTDAPSKPELAIQGYCAVSVVNRGEWVEGKPELGVIHLGKLYLFADKDSMELFLSDPIPFTPMLNEIDVVRFFEEKKIVPGKREWGVIDPIHNRMFFFADEAAMLHFEKSFDRYLDAAIEVMDQAIEEANPGV
- the rho gene encoding transcription termination factor Rho — translated: MAKKKRSPRRGPSSNGQAGGGGGSKPRSRRRRRGGGGGNNGAGGRDQNMDREPADIPSDAPLEECEGILELHPNGYGFLRSRDNNYSRERSDPFVPGTMIERFGLRQGVFIKAMMQQAKRQQGPRIREILDVDGMSPESYPDVKSFETLTPINPEEWLVLERGQRPITNRVIDLLAPLGKGQRALIVAPPRSGKTVMLQDIASGIAENHPDLKLIVLLIDERPEEVTDMRRNVVGGEVVASSLDMDVESHVRLSQLVIDRARRLAEMGQDVFLMLDSITRLARAFNKWVGRSGRGGATMSGGLDIKAMDIPKKLFATARAFQEGGSLTIVGTCLVDTNSRMDEAIFQEFKGTGNMELVLDRRLADRRVWPSIDISQSGTRREELLHDEETYEAVTMLRRTLSSMHPCDAMEQLTKQLGRFESNDEFIKLISGAKTSL
- a CDS encoding site-specific integrase, with protein sequence MPGGTTETRGKPSHRLRRRRGWKTRNAKYAYRQAFELISGHSYSLDHNGPYVFRGPRRGRLKPDTVRNILVSEVITPLSDRFPKTFPGQKSFEDGRLHSLRHYVCSRCANERVPERMVIQWLGHSDSAMVRHYDHLSDDESCRKMDQLNLLGGDGGRSGVDAEQTL